A window of Pirellula sp. SH-Sr6A contains these coding sequences:
- a CDS encoding ABC transporter ATP-binding protein has product MNDSSTVLQVSSLTKTYKQGDRDVRALSDLHLTVNRGESVAIMGASGSGKSTLLHLIAGLTRPDSGEVVIDGQSVFSLSDSQLTKFRRDRIGLVFQSFNLVPALTAEDNILLPLLSGGKRCDSSQLEELLDHLGIEHRRFHRPDALSGGEQQRVAIARALITQPAIVLADEPTGSLDSQNSQAICELLHKISEKERRTIVTVTHEPSVAIYSNVVVVLKDGKVVSKFETGQFADSVGLAAHYLEVVSGQTGELEHTTT; this is encoded by the coding sequence ATGAATGACAGCTCAACTGTCTTACAGGTCAGTAGTCTTACCAAGACTTACAAGCAAGGGGATCGAGATGTACGAGCCCTTTCCGACCTGCACCTAACCGTAAACCGAGGTGAATCGGTAGCCATTATGGGAGCCAGCGGTTCTGGAAAAAGCACGTTGCTCCACCTGATCGCCGGCCTGACTCGCCCAGACAGCGGTGAAGTCGTAATCGACGGGCAATCCGTCTTCTCGCTCTCGGATAGCCAGCTCACCAAATTTCGACGCGATCGAATTGGTCTAGTGTTTCAATCCTTCAATCTCGTCCCGGCATTGACTGCTGAGGACAATATTTTACTTCCGCTGCTTTCTGGGGGCAAACGCTGCGATTCATCGCAGTTAGAAGAATTGCTTGATCACTTGGGGATTGAACATCGCCGTTTTCATCGTCCAGATGCTCTAAGCGGTGGTGAACAACAACGAGTCGCGATTGCACGCGCGCTGATAACGCAACCTGCGATCGTCCTTGCGGATGAGCCAACAGGAAGTCTCGACTCGCAGAATAGCCAAGCAATCTGCGAATTGTTGCATAAAATATCTGAAAAGGAACGTCGAACGATTGTTACAGTGACCCATGAACCCAGCGTGGCCATCTATTCAAATGTTGTGGTGGTGCTGAAAGATGGCAAAGTGGTTTCGAAATTCGAGACTGGCCAATTTGCTGACTCTGTAGGGTTGGCGGCACACTATCTAGAGGTCGTTTCTGGTCAAACAGGTGAATTGGAGCACACCACAACGTAA
- a CDS encoding DUF1559 domain-containing protein, with the protein MTKQKQISQTRKRGFTLVELLVVIAIIGILVGLLLPAVQAAREAARRMQCSNNLKQLGLALHNYASTYREMLPNAGWSRTGGYPNDYSPLAKVLPYSEQDNLHSLIDFSIYMGHPGTADLPAALQPAAATVVPFFICPSDGENPTHNLTLPSTAVITVAGSNYSMNQGSGMDKAFHPGFGASDGLCWIDGKTKLAHITDGTSNTLVFTETLRGNGISPTSVTPTRKEIQSYRGRASATDANLALLDAGNVTGIVAAVSGWDATRNYMWLRGSSPTGPVMNGRLVPNAKVPDITFGSAKVTAARSNHSGGVNAAYCDGSVHFVSDSIDAVTWHAIWTKSGGEVASVPE; encoded by the coding sequence ATGACGAAGCAAAAACAAATTAGTCAAACTCGGAAGCGTGGATTCACACTTGTGGAGCTTCTCGTTGTCATCGCGATTATCGGAATCTTAGTGGGATTGCTGCTGCCCGCAGTACAAGCGGCCCGCGAAGCAGCGCGTCGAATGCAATGCAGCAATAATCTCAAGCAGTTAGGTTTAGCGCTGCACAACTACGCATCAACCTATCGTGAAATGCTACCCAACGCCGGATGGAGTCGCACGGGAGGGTATCCGAACGATTACTCGCCATTAGCTAAGGTGCTTCCCTATTCCGAGCAGGATAACCTTCATAGTCTAATTGATTTCTCGATCTATATGGGACACCCAGGGACCGCGGATCTGCCAGCCGCGCTACAACCTGCCGCAGCTACAGTCGTTCCATTTTTCATTTGTCCGAGCGATGGCGAAAATCCAACGCACAACTTGACGTTACCGTCTACAGCAGTCATTACTGTAGCTGGATCGAACTACTCCATGAACCAAGGAAGTGGAATGGACAAAGCGTTCCACCCAGGATTCGGTGCATCAGACGGGTTGTGTTGGATCGATGGCAAGACAAAGTTGGCGCATATCACCGATGGTACCAGTAATACACTGGTGTTTACGGAAACCTTGCGAGGTAATGGAATTAGTCCTACATCGGTGACGCCAACTCGCAAAGAAATACAATCCTATCGAGGTCGTGCCAGTGCGACAGACGCAAACTTGGCACTTCTAGATGCTGGCAACGTAACCGGCATCGTGGCTGCCGTCTCAGGTTGGGATGCAACGCGTAACTATATGTGGCTGCGCGGCTCGTCGCCTACGGGCCCTGTTATGAATGGACGACTCGTTCCAAATGCTAAGGTCCCAGATATTACGTTTGGTTCTGCCAAGGTTACCGCGGCTCGAAGTAATCACTCGGGAGGCGTCAATGCTGCTTACTGCGATGGAAGTGTTCACTTCGTTTCAGATTCTATCGATGCTGTTACTTGGCATGCGATTTGGACCAAATCCGGCGGCGAAGTCGCGAGCGTACCAGAGTAA
- a CDS encoding ABC transporter permease encodes MKVLQVAISFLAEHPLRAILTTTAGAAATCLVIWIASSYDALHKTFDEYSNLALGRYQLAVAPIGSKGELEVPRQVLEDLRKDPTVVSADAMWAVRMPLAGASAVIPLAGPRESGIPGSQSERGSVSVPTDTSGLQSEESNQGKPGPRSRRPFLPELLMVASSADSPPHDMQSGSWINSISGNQSGPNSIAIRADVAKDRGWKLGDPIEVKVGSTARTLQIAGIFNGPSLPGAGPMGIPLLTPSSADAFVTIDLAKEIFGQSERISLIGVAVDNGADIDKFRFGWAPRLNRYETPVQFQEAFEIEEALDQAAAAQNLRMQSFAATGIALLVSALVVMCSLSMGVNERIRQYAVLRAIAFSRIQVAFVIVMEGFLLGLGGLLFGLLASWLLLTIVGWLFAKVLYHGISIGTWSVTLASISMLGGALIASLIPAIRVMRFRPMDAMAPRPEIVDEPRFVRLSLLIGSILVAINPILTFLLPPGSEPATYVRMAVGFVTMAVGFTLLAPLVVCWVDQFGSPLLARVFATDQKLLSSQISSRVWRSVGASVSLAFGLGLFLGIHVWGWTMLEAFVPGPWAPDALAAVSPGLALNQLNNVREIEGIHTQRSTLVVVEQPRLLQDLTGSATRATITRQDNIILAGLDPGVAFGGDDPLLKLRWIEGDPSRAIEKMQSERSCVVPVHFLRETGLKLDDLIEVVPPESSATPVSYTIVGAVDLHGWHWQTKTTGLRPRTHRAAALIFADLKQVSRDFQLPEATHVWFDYTQRQSDPDAISDGLKSLLAQTHASSSGESSVQSRVIPVASIRNQLRNMASRWLWMLSQVPLLALVIAAIGVLNVLLASVRSRRWEFGVLRSIGIDRSQITRAILAEGVLIAIVACVLSVSFGVLAGWCGCGLAQYISFFGGLHPPLVIPLLPVVLGVGLALAIGFLCALAPALVIGRASPLSLLQQTKDAL; translated from the coding sequence ATGAAAGTGCTGCAAGTCGCGATTTCGTTCCTCGCCGAACATCCGTTGCGGGCAATCTTGACGACCACGGCTGGCGCAGCAGCCACGTGTTTAGTGATCTGGATCGCAAGCAGTTACGATGCTTTGCACAAGACCTTTGATGAGTATTCGAACCTGGCGCTGGGTCGATACCAACTAGCGGTTGCGCCGATCGGGTCAAAGGGCGAACTCGAGGTGCCACGACAAGTGCTCGAAGACCTTCGAAAAGATCCGACGGTGGTCTCGGCAGATGCTATGTGGGCTGTTCGCATGCCGCTTGCAGGAGCATCCGCCGTCATTCCATTGGCAGGTCCTAGGGAGTCAGGAATTCCAGGTTCGCAAAGTGAGCGTGGTTCCGTATCTGTTCCAACTGATACTAGCGGCTTGCAGTCTGAGGAGTCCAACCAAGGCAAACCAGGGCCACGATCACGTCGACCTTTTTTACCTGAACTGTTGATGGTTGCAAGCAGCGCAGACTCGCCTCCTCACGACATGCAAAGTGGTAGTTGGATCAACAGCATTTCCGGAAATCAAAGTGGCCCGAACAGCATCGCTATTAGGGCAGATGTTGCCAAAGACCGGGGCTGGAAATTGGGCGATCCGATCGAGGTGAAGGTCGGTTCGACTGCTCGCACATTGCAGATCGCAGGGATTTTCAATGGTCCAAGCCTGCCGGGGGCTGGGCCGATGGGCATTCCTCTTCTTACACCAAGTTCGGCAGATGCATTTGTGACGATCGATCTTGCTAAGGAGATTTTTGGACAATCAGAAAGGATTAGCTTGATCGGTGTCGCTGTAGATAACGGTGCAGACATAGACAAATTTAGATTCGGCTGGGCTCCTAGACTTAACCGCTATGAAACGCCCGTGCAATTTCAAGAAGCGTTTGAAATCGAGGAGGCGCTGGATCAGGCGGCTGCGGCTCAAAATCTGCGTATGCAATCGTTTGCTGCAACCGGAATCGCGCTGCTGGTTTCAGCATTGGTCGTCATGTGTTCGTTAAGTATGGGTGTCAATGAGCGAATTCGACAATACGCTGTGCTTCGAGCAATCGCTTTTTCACGAATCCAAGTAGCTTTTGTCATCGTAATGGAAGGTTTTTTGTTGGGGCTCGGAGGACTGTTGTTCGGGCTACTGGCTAGCTGGCTACTGCTTACGATTGTTGGGTGGCTATTCGCCAAGGTTCTCTATCACGGAATTTCCATAGGGACATGGAGCGTAACGCTGGCAAGTATATCGATGTTGGGCGGAGCCTTGATTGCCTCACTAATTCCTGCGATTCGAGTGATGCGATTTCGTCCAATGGATGCTATGGCACCTCGGCCCGAAATTGTCGACGAGCCTCGCTTTGTTCGTTTGTCGCTTCTAATCGGAAGTATTTTGGTGGCCATCAATCCGATTCTGACTTTTCTCCTTCCTCCTGGTTCAGAGCCAGCAACCTACGTGCGAATGGCTGTTGGGTTCGTAACAATGGCTGTGGGCTTTACACTACTAGCGCCATTAGTTGTTTGTTGGGTTGACCAATTCGGAAGCCCGCTATTAGCTCGAGTGTTCGCGACGGATCAAAAATTACTTTCGAGCCAAATTTCTTCCAGAGTGTGGCGTTCGGTGGGTGCTTCCGTCTCGCTTGCTTTTGGGCTTGGGCTTTTCCTTGGAATTCATGTTTGGGGCTGGACCATGCTGGAGGCATTCGTCCCGGGTCCGTGGGCGCCTGATGCGCTCGCTGCGGTTTCTCCGGGGCTTGCCCTCAATCAATTGAATAACGTCAGAGAGATCGAGGGAATCCATACGCAGCGATCCACGCTAGTCGTGGTGGAACAGCCAAGACTCTTACAAGATCTTACTGGCAGTGCAACGCGCGCAACGATCACGCGTCAAGATAATATCATCCTGGCTGGACTCGATCCCGGCGTGGCCTTTGGAGGCGACGATCCACTCTTGAAGCTTCGATGGATTGAAGGAGATCCGTCGCGGGCCATTGAGAAAATGCAAAGCGAAAGAAGTTGTGTCGTTCCAGTCCACTTTCTCAGAGAAACTGGCTTGAAGTTAGACGACCTCATTGAAGTCGTTCCGCCAGAGTCCTCGGCGACCCCTGTGAGCTACACTATCGTAGGTGCCGTCGATCTTCACGGCTGGCATTGGCAAACCAAGACGACGGGACTGCGTCCCCGCACACATCGCGCAGCAGCCCTGATTTTCGCCGACCTGAAACAGGTCTCGCGAGATTTTCAATTGCCGGAAGCGACCCACGTTTGGTTTGATTACACTCAAAGGCAATCTGACCCAGACGCAATCAGCGATGGATTGAAGTCATTGCTTGCCCAGACGCACGCGTCAAGTTCTGGTGAGTCATCAGTTCAATCTAGAGTCATCCCGGTCGCCAGCATTCGGAATCAACTTCGAAACATGGCCAGTCGATGGCTGTGGATGCTTAGCCAAGTTCCGCTCCTTGCACTCGTAATTGCAGCCATCGGAGTCTTGAACGTATTGTTGGCTTCTGTTCGCTCCCGGCGATGGGAATTTGGCGTGCTGCGGTCGATCGGAATCGATCGATCACAGATCACCCGCGCTATCTTAGCTGAAGGAGTATTGATTGCGATTGTGGCTTGCGTTCTCAGTGTGTCGTTCGGCGTATTGGCTGGTTGGTGCGGTTGCGGTTTGGCCCAGTACATTAGTTTCTTCGGTGGACTCCATCCACCGTTGGTAATCCCTCTATTGCCAGTGGTTCTTGGGGTGGGCCTCGCCCTTGCAATCGGATTTTTGTGCGCGCTGGCACCTGCTTTGGTGATTGGTCGAGCATCCCCATTATCGCTGCTACAACAGACCAAAGATGCTCTTTAG
- a CDS encoding FtsX-like permease family protein, which translates to MQSLKLILKLVLRQTAIHPGRAIVTVFGIIASTCAVVWVVSGYDALVSQFDENAGKYLGRYDILLIPQGQPGAVSYVDPKVIEMMREDPGVLELNPVHQSRVSIARVSKPGEGTDESSLGLLIGTRPPVNGAPPIDPVLVGTAAEEPPYELQQGAWLKDDSVVISSGAAKRLNITVGDEVLVTTMANQMRLPVIGVVEQAPETPSLGGGPGGRGNRSGGRGSGRGGPGGGGPGRGGQGGGRGAGPGPTEGTVADRADSVENTATKLGIPAAFVQGVATNAIYVRPQLAEKINGFSSEPTVLQVALRDSYVVYQFSSKWKEPLAAALPAMTIVDFSTVRAGLTNSMSVSSQRSQSYAATGFASLASVFIIFSLLSMGVSERTREFALLRAVAFSRLQIAGVVGIESFILAAIGWFCGLVLGFCLLFIGSRWMPGLFASGATLGWTTFKLTAATVLLGAIGAAVLPAWRATRIRPLEAISVSRVAAPGTWHYSTMTVVGLLLAITAPVTVFLLPLPDQWRVWCYSMVTYPALLIGMVLLTPIVVRLSERLFGSPLSKLFGIDPRLFHTQLSTNLWRTIGATLALSVGLGLYASTQTWGFSMLKPFMPGDWLPDMLVSFQPGGLDDQGLDAVRKAEGVENSSVTPLAIEQAKFDWGDDEAPGRITHDNAVLFGIDAQEILTGNAPLVPVNFVQGNRDDVVSRLKSGGTCVVSRDFQVTSGLRVGQKVKFIPPNAPSQRVEYEIVGVVEMPGWQWITKFSGVRRHFVRTASMMFVDRQTVRKDFQLNRTEFCWLNLKPGTKLPEIEAAMQKIAEQFATGNIQADGLGTVTSYRPFARATATETVRRSITIRAKDMIWGMSQLPLITLFIMSLAVVNAVIASVRSRQWEFGILRSIGTTRLQLVKIVIAETLLIGLSACMLSLSFGLIAGWCGVGMALYGNWGQYFGTPEFLVPWQQLGFGFVITLSLCAIAAAWPAFRIGRAEPLSLLAAGRSAR; encoded by the coding sequence ATGCAAAGCCTAAAGCTAATTCTCAAGTTGGTTCTACGACAGACGGCGATTCATCCAGGCCGAGCGATAGTAACGGTCTTTGGAATTATCGCGTCAACGTGTGCAGTTGTTTGGGTAGTTAGTGGGTACGACGCGCTGGTTTCCCAGTTCGATGAAAACGCTGGCAAGTACTTAGGGCGCTATGACATCTTGTTGATTCCTCAAGGCCAGCCTGGCGCAGTCAGTTATGTCGATCCTAAGGTAATCGAAATGATGCGTGAAGATCCAGGCGTTCTAGAACTCAATCCAGTTCATCAGTCGCGAGTTTCGATCGCTCGCGTTAGTAAGCCAGGCGAAGGCACGGATGAGTCTTCGCTTGGATTGCTCATCGGCACACGACCACCAGTCAATGGAGCGCCGCCGATTGACCCAGTGCTTGTCGGGACAGCTGCCGAAGAGCCGCCATACGAACTTCAGCAAGGCGCATGGCTAAAGGATGACAGTGTTGTTATTAGTTCCGGCGCTGCCAAGCGACTAAACATCACGGTCGGAGATGAGGTTTTAGTTACGACGATGGCGAATCAAATGCGATTGCCCGTTATTGGGGTCGTCGAGCAAGCGCCGGAGACTCCGTCGCTCGGTGGCGGACCTGGCGGTCGCGGTAACAGAAGTGGTGGGCGCGGATCTGGAAGAGGTGGTCCTGGCGGTGGCGGTCCTGGTCGTGGCGGTCAGGGCGGTGGACGTGGAGCGGGTCCAGGTCCAACCGAGGGTACGGTCGCTGACAGAGCTGATTCGGTAGAGAATACTGCCACCAAGCTTGGAATCCCTGCAGCTTTTGTTCAGGGAGTGGCAACCAATGCTATCTACGTCCGTCCGCAGCTTGCTGAAAAGATCAACGGTTTTTCTTCTGAGCCAACGGTTCTACAGGTCGCTCTTCGCGATTCGTATGTGGTGTACCAGTTTTCGTCCAAGTGGAAAGAGCCTCTCGCAGCGGCTCTCCCGGCAATGACCATCGTTGACTTCAGCACCGTTCGCGCTGGGTTGACGAACAGCATGAGCGTTTCGTCACAACGATCGCAGTCCTACGCCGCCACGGGTTTCGCATCGCTGGCGTCAGTCTTCATCATTTTCTCACTCTTGAGCATGGGAGTTAGTGAACGTACTCGCGAGTTTGCTTTACTCCGCGCGGTTGCGTTTAGTCGACTTCAGATCGCTGGAGTCGTTGGGATCGAGAGTTTCATACTGGCAGCAATCGGTTGGTTCTGCGGACTGGTGCTGGGTTTCTGCTTGCTGTTTATCGGCAGCCGTTGGATGCCAGGACTTTTTGCAAGCGGGGCAACACTTGGCTGGACGACATTCAAGTTAACGGCTGCAACTGTCCTTTTAGGTGCCATCGGAGCTGCCGTGCTGCCTGCGTGGCGTGCAACGCGCATCAGGCCTCTGGAAGCAATCTCAGTTTCCCGTGTTGCGGCGCCTGGAACATGGCACTACAGCACAATGACAGTCGTGGGGTTACTGCTCGCTATAACTGCGCCTGTTACAGTCTTTTTGTTGCCTCTTCCCGACCAATGGCGAGTGTGGTGCTATTCCATGGTGACCTATCCAGCATTGCTCATCGGTATGGTGCTACTGACGCCAATCGTCGTGCGATTGTCGGAACGGCTTTTCGGAAGTCCGCTCTCCAAACTCTTCGGAATCGACCCTCGTTTATTTCATACCCAACTATCGACGAACCTTTGGCGAACAATAGGGGCCACATTGGCGCTTTCGGTTGGGCTTGGCTTGTATGCATCTACGCAAACCTGGGGCTTTTCAATGCTTAAGCCGTTCATGCCCGGAGATTGGTTGCCCGATATGCTTGTCTCCTTTCAGCCAGGAGGATTGGATGATCAGGGACTTGATGCGGTGCGCAAGGCTGAGGGAGTCGAAAATTCGAGCGTAACGCCGCTCGCGATCGAACAAGCTAAGTTTGATTGGGGAGACGACGAGGCTCCGGGGCGTATAACGCACGACAATGCTGTTCTGTTTGGTATTGATGCTCAGGAGATTCTCACCGGAAATGCCCCGCTTGTTCCCGTTAATTTTGTGCAGGGGAATCGAGATGATGTAGTTTCGCGATTGAAGAGCGGTGGAACTTGCGTGGTTTCGCGAGATTTTCAAGTGACTTCCGGATTGCGAGTCGGTCAAAAAGTAAAGTTCATTCCACCCAACGCTCCAAGCCAACGTGTTGAATATGAAATCGTTGGAGTAGTAGAAATGCCCGGCTGGCAATGGATAACGAAGTTTTCCGGAGTTCGACGCCACTTTGTTCGAACCGCCAGCATGATGTTCGTTGACCGCCAGACAGTTCGGAAAGACTTTCAGTTAAACAGAACCGAATTCTGCTGGCTTAATCTTAAGCCCGGTACAAAGCTGCCCGAGATTGAAGCGGCTATGCAGAAAATAGCCGAGCAGTTCGCTACCGGCAATATTCAAGCGGACGGACTAGGTACGGTGACTTCGTATCGCCCTTTCGCACGCGCGACGGCCACTGAAACTGTCCGAAGGTCAATCACCATTCGAGCCAAAGACATGATTTGGGGCATGAGCCAACTACCGCTCATCACTCTGTTCATTATGTCACTTGCAGTAGTGAATGCCGTGATCGCGTCGGTTCGTTCCCGTCAATGGGAGTTTGGCATTCTTCGATCAATCGGAACAACCCGACTACAGTTGGTCAAGATAGTTATTGCGGAAACACTTCTTATCGGTCTATCTGCCTGCATGCTCAGCTTGTCGTTCGGATTGATCGCTGGATGGTGTGGGGTTGGAATGGCGCTATACGGAAATTGGGGCCAGTACTTCGGCACGCCTGAATTTCTTGTGCCTTGGCAGCAACTAGGATTTGGCTTCGTTATTACTCTTAGCCTATGCGCAATAGCGGCGGCCTGGCCCGCGTTTCGAATCGGCCGCGCTGAACCCTTGTCACTACTTGCCGCTGGCCGCAGCGCGCGTTAG
- a CDS encoding ABC transporter ATP-binding protein, protein MSSSPIANQDQEKMSDSKPVQVSNVVKRFRQGRSAVTALDGVSVEIVSGEFVAIMGASGSGKSTLLHAMAGLTEIDEGIVRVGGQDLAQLNDRQLTQFRRRKIGLIFQSFNLIPSLSAVNNILLPANSDQETINRSEQLLDRLGISPRRNHKPGAMSGGEQQRVAIARALITEPAIVFADEPTGSLDSTTGQKLCELLRELCDEEHRSIVVVTHEPTVAMWADRVLVLRDGKLLTEFATTGSHHPHEITERYQQALFGESLV, encoded by the coding sequence ATGAGTTCTTCTCCAATCGCAAACCAAGATCAGGAAAAAATGTCCGATAGTAAACCAGTTCAAGTGTCCAATGTCGTCAAGCGCTTTCGTCAAGGCAGGTCTGCGGTCACAGCGCTTGATGGCGTGTCGGTGGAGATCGTTTCAGGCGAGTTTGTGGCCATCATGGGTGCGTCGGGCTCCGGGAAGAGCACGCTTTTACACGCCATGGCCGGCTTAACGGAGATCGATGAAGGTATCGTTCGCGTCGGTGGACAGGATCTTGCTCAACTGAACGACCGCCAACTCACTCAGTTTCGTCGAAGAAAGATCGGATTGATTTTTCAATCATTCAATCTGATTCCTAGCCTATCCGCTGTAAACAATATCCTGCTGCCAGCGAACTCGGATCAAGAGACAATTAATCGATCCGAGCAGTTATTGGATCGCTTGGGGATTTCGCCGCGCAGGAACCATAAACCAGGTGCGATGTCTGGCGGAGAGCAACAACGTGTTGCTATTGCAAGGGCTCTTATTACCGAACCGGCGATTGTGTTTGCTGACGAGCCGACGGGAAGTCTGGACTCTACAACAGGGCAAAAGCTGTGCGAGTTGCTTCGCGAGCTGTGTGATGAAGAGCATCGGAGCATTGTGGTGGTAACCCATGAGCCGACTGTAGCCATGTGGGCGGACCGAGTCTTGGTGTTGCGTGACGGCAAGCTGCTAACTGAATTCGCTACAACCGGGTCGCATCATCCGCATGAGATTACCGAGCGTTACCAGCAGGCGCTGTTTGGGGAATCGCTCGTATGA
- a CDS encoding prenyltransferase/squalene oxidase repeat-containing protein encodes MVTEQKMGHSRPQRNLRCTITSPNSAELSNAFFQNVLQRRSTALPTIGGQKSATRLRSGQFSVIHHDKSRVCVESHQLLLRIFRVQNEGRPMLRLPIFKTYMLIAIGVGISITNIGTHSQGAQESAESVVSTGVTPDKKAVVERALRYLRIEGQAADGTFSIEAGPGVTALVLTAMLRHKVGLDDPALAKGLKALEGFVKPDGGIYGNGRLMNYETCVGVLAFSEANKIAGDGRYNKILANAKSFLTGMQFGGAVGEETDNLDYGGAGYAGKGRPDLSNTTYLMEALKALDAGQDDPAIQRALVFISRCQNLKSEHNDIELSANVNDGGFYYKIPTEKELESADKSSSSGGLRSSGSMTYSGLKSMIYAGLNADDVRVKAAIDWIGKHYTLKENPGMGSAGLYYYFHTFAAGISAAGLNEFKDSSGTAHPWREELTKELAGLQTKSGSWKNENRQWFENDQNLCTAFALLSLAY; translated from the coding sequence ATGGTAACTGAACAAAAAATGGGGCACTCCAGGCCTCAGAGAAACTTGCGCTGCACCATCACCTCGCCTAATAGTGCCGAGCTCTCGAACGCCTTTTTCCAAAACGTTCTGCAGCGCCGAAGCACAGCATTGCCAACTATAGGTGGACAAAAATCCGCCACACGACTGCGGTCAGGACAATTTTCAGTCATTCATCACGATAAATCTCGTGTTTGCGTAGAATCGCATCAACTACTTTTACGTATCTTCCGCGTGCAAAATGAGGGGCGGCCAATGCTGAGACTTCCAATCTTTAAGACGTACATGCTTATAGCGATCGGTGTTGGGATAAGCATCACCAACATTGGAACGCACAGCCAAGGTGCTCAAGAGTCGGCTGAATCTGTCGTTTCGACCGGTGTGACTCCAGATAAAAAAGCTGTTGTTGAAAGGGCGCTACGGTATCTCAGAATTGAAGGCCAAGCCGCCGACGGGACCTTTAGTATTGAAGCTGGCCCAGGCGTCACGGCATTGGTGCTCACTGCAATGTTGCGGCACAAAGTCGGTCTCGATGACCCTGCACTCGCAAAAGGTCTAAAGGCTCTTGAAGGTTTTGTCAAACCGGATGGAGGCATCTACGGGAATGGTCGCCTAATGAACTACGAGACTTGTGTCGGGGTGCTGGCCTTTAGTGAGGCCAACAAAATTGCCGGCGATGGTCGCTACAACAAAATTCTTGCCAATGCGAAATCGTTTCTCACAGGCATGCAGTTTGGTGGTGCGGTTGGTGAAGAGACTGATAACTTAGACTACGGTGGTGCGGGTTATGCTGGCAAAGGTCGCCCCGATTTATCGAATACGACCTATTTGATGGAGGCTCTGAAAGCTCTCGATGCTGGACAAGACGATCCAGCGATTCAGCGTGCTCTTGTTTTCATCTCGCGTTGTCAGAATCTGAAGAGCGAACACAATGACATCGAACTCTCAGCGAACGTTAACGATGGAGGTTTTTATTACAAGATTCCAACTGAGAAGGAACTGGAATCCGCTGACAAGTCCTCTTCCTCTGGTGGACTACGTAGTTCGGGATCGATGACCTATTCTGGTCTCAAGAGCATGATTTATGCAGGCCTTAATGCCGACGATGTTCGCGTGAAAGCAGCAATCGACTGGATCGGCAAACACTATACGCTCAAAGAGAATCCAGGGATGGGGAGCGCGGGTCTGTACTACTACTTTCACACTTTCGCGGCGGGTATCAGTGCGGCGGGTCTTAATGAATTCAAGGATAGCAGCGGTACTGCGCATCCTTGGCGAGAAGAACTCACCAAGGAACTCGCGGGGCTGCAGACTAAATCAGGTTCCTGGAAAAACGAAAATCGACAATGGTTCGAGAACGATCAAAATCTATGTACCGCGTTCGCACTTCTATCTTTGGCCTACTAG